A window of Theropithecus gelada isolate Dixy chromosome 14, Tgel_1.0, whole genome shotgun sequence contains these coding sequences:
- the LOC112607257 gene encoding olfactory receptor 51D1, translated as MMFLLFLFLDLGFGMQKPQLLVPVTATSNGTLVHPAYFLLVGIPGLGPTIHFWLAFPLCFMYALATLGNLTIVLIIRVERRLHEPMYLFLTMLSTIDLVLSSITMPKMASLFLMGIQEIEFNICLAQMFLIHALSAMESAVLLAMAFDRFVAICHPLRHASVLTGCTVAKIGLAALTRGFVFFFPLPFILKRLPYCRTHTVTHSFCLHQDIMKLSCTDTRVNVVYGLFIILSVMGVDSLFIGFSYILILRAVLELSPRGAALKAFNTCISHLCAVLVFYVPLIGLSVVHRLGGPTSLLHVVMANTYLLLPPVVNPLVYGAKTKEIRSRVLRMFSQGGK; from the coding sequence ATGAtgtttctacttttccttttcctaGACCTTGGATTTGGGATGCAGAAGCCCCAGCTCTTGGTCCCTGTCACAGCCACTTCAAATGGAACTCTGGTCCACCCTGCATACTTCCTTCTGGTGGGTATTCCTGGCCTGGGGCCCACCATACACTTTTGGCTGGCTTTCCCACTGTGTTTTATGTATGCCTTGGCCACCTTGGGTAACCTGACCATTGTCCTCATCATTCGCGTGGAGAGGCGTCTGCATGAGCCCATGTACCTCTTCCTGACCATGCTTTCCACCATTGACCTAGTCCTCTCCTCTATCACCATGCCCAAGATGGCCAGCCTTTTCCTGATGGGCATCCAGGAGATCGAGTTCAACATTTGCCTGGCCCAGATGTTCCTTATCCATGCCCTGTCAGCCATGGAGTCAGCTGTCCTGCTGGCCATGGCTTTTGACCGCTTTGTGGCCATTTGCCACCCATTGCGCCATGCTTCTGTGCTGACGGGTTGTACTGTGGCCAAGATTGGACTAGCGGCCCTGACCAGAGGGTTTGTATTCTTCTTCCCTCTGCCCTTCATCCTGAAGCGGTTGCCCTACTGCCGAACACATACTGTCACACACTCCTTCTGTCTGCATCAAGATATTATGAAGCTGTCCTGTACTGACACCAGGGTCAATGTAGTTTATGGACTCTTCATCATCCTTTCAGTCATGGGTGTGGACTCCCTCTTCATTGGCTTCTCATACATCCTCATCCTGCGGGCTGTTTTGGAGCTGTCCCCTCGGGGGGCGGCACTCAAGGCTTTCAACACCTGCATCTCCCACCTCTGTGCTGTTCTGGTCTTCTATGTACCCCTGATTGGACTCTCAGTGGTGCATAGGCTGGGTGGTCCCACCTCCCTGCTCCATGTAGTTATGGCTAATACTTACTTGCTGCTACCACCTGTAGTCAACCCCCTTGTCTATGGAGCCAAGACCAAAGAGATCCGTTCAAGGGTCCTCCGTATGTTCTCACAAGGTGGCAAGTGA